In Deinobacterium chartae, one genomic interval encodes:
- the thrC gene encoding threonine synthase translates to MPGIIESYRSLLPVSDATPPLTLHEGATPLIHAPRLSQMLGIELHLKCEGFNPTGSFKDRGMVMAVAKALEAGSDAVICASTGNTSAAAAAYAARAGMRCIVLIPEGKIALGKLAQAVVYGAQVLQVRGNFDEALELVRQISETHPVTLVNSVNPYRLEGQKTAAFEVVDVLGDAPDILAIPVGNAGNISAYWKGFAEYRVHGRLGRLPQMFGFQAEGAAPLVRGERVMKPETLATAIRIGNPASAHLARAAVQESAGLFEAVTDDEILEAYRLLAREGVFCEPASAASVAGLIKLHRMGRLEAGRRVVAVLTGNGLKDPDTALRAVDVTPVTLDASLAAVVEAML, encoded by the coding sequence ATGCCCGGAATTATCGAATCCTACCGCTCCTTGCTGCCGGTCAGCGACGCCACACCGCCCCTCACCCTGCACGAGGGGGCTACGCCGCTGATTCACGCGCCCCGGCTCTCGCAGATGCTGGGCATCGAGCTGCACCTGAAGTGCGAGGGGTTCAACCCCACCGGTTCGTTCAAGGACCGCGGGATGGTCATGGCGGTTGCCAAGGCCCTCGAGGCCGGTTCGGACGCGGTGATCTGCGCTTCGACCGGCAACACCTCGGCGGCAGCCGCCGCTTACGCAGCGCGGGCCGGCATGCGCTGCATCGTGCTGATCCCCGAGGGCAAGATCGCGCTGGGCAAGCTGGCCCAGGCGGTGGTGTACGGCGCGCAGGTGCTGCAGGTGCGCGGCAACTTCGACGAGGCGCTCGAGCTGGTGCGGCAGATCTCCGAGACCCACCCGGTCACGCTGGTCAACTCGGTCAACCCGTACCGCCTCGAGGGGCAAAAGACTGCGGCCTTCGAGGTGGTGGACGTGCTCGGAGACGCGCCGGACATTCTGGCAATCCCGGTCGGTAACGCCGGCAACATCTCGGCGTACTGGAAAGGCTTTGCTGAGTACCGCGTCCACGGCCGCCTCGGCCGCCTGCCGCAGATGTTCGGCTTTCAGGCGGAGGGAGCCGCCCCGTTGGTGCGCGGCGAGCGGGTCATGAAGCCCGAGACGCTGGCGACCGCCATCCGCATCGGCAACCCGGCCTCGGCGCACCTGGCGCGCGCGGCCGTGCAGGAGAGCGCGGGGCTGTTCGAGGCCGTGACCGACGACGAGATCCTCGAGGCGTACCGCCTGCTGGCGCGCGAGGGCGTGTTCTGCGAACCGGCCTCGGCCGCCTCGGTGGCGGGCCTGATCAAGCTGCACCGTATGGGCCGCCTCGAGGCGGGGCGCCGGGTGGTGGCCGTGCTGACCGGCAACGGCCTCAAGGACCCGGATACCGCGCTGCGCGCGGTGGACGTCACCCCGGTCACGCTCGACGCCTCGCTCGCTGCGGTGGTGGAGGCGATGCTCTGA
- a CDS encoding RidA family protein → MSRQNYTAGTRWESEIGCSRAVRVGAQVFVSGCTALKPDGSMADADDVYLQAQQALRNLETGLREVGASLADVVRTRMFLTNIDHWPKVARAHLEAFGDVRPAASMLEVSSLIDSRMLVEIEADALVFA, encoded by the coding sequence ATGTCCCGACAGAACTACACCGCAGGCACCCGCTGGGAGTCCGAGATCGGCTGCTCCCGCGCCGTACGGGTAGGAGCTCAGGTCTTCGTGTCCGGCTGCACCGCGCTCAAGCCCGACGGCAGCATGGCCGATGCGGACGACGTCTACCTGCAGGCCCAGCAGGCCCTGCGCAACCTCGAGACCGGCTTGCGCGAGGTGGGCGCCTCGCTGGCGGACGTGGTGCGCACCCGCATGTTCTTGACCAACATCGATCACTGGCCCAAGGTGGCCCGCGCGCACCTCGAGGCTTTCGGGGACGTGCGGCCGGCGGCCTCGATGCTGGAGGTCAGCAGCCTGATCGACTCACGCATGCTGGTCGAGATCGAAGCGGACGCGCTCGTCTTCGCATAG
- a CDS encoding cold-shock protein produces MAQGKVKWFNNDKGFGFIQQDDGGPDLFAHFRAISGSGYKSLNEGDIVEFEIEPGPPGKGPQAKNIVVTQAADPSERRSSGPRSGGYGGGNRRY; encoded by the coding sequence ATGGCGCAAGGTAAAGTGAAGTGGTTCAACAACGATAAGGGTTTTGGATTCATTCAGCAAGACGATGGTGGCCCCGATCTGTTCGCGCACTTCCGGGCGATCAGCGGCAGCGGCTACAAGTCCCTTAACGAGGGTGACATCGTCGAATTTGAAATTGAACCCGGCCCTCCCGGCAAAGGACCGCAGGCCAAGAACATTGTGGTCACCCAGGCCGCCGATCCCAGCGAACGCCGCTCCTCCGGGCCCCGCTCGGGCGGCTACGGCGGCGGCAACCGCCGCTACTGA